In the Prochlorococcus marinus str. MIT 9312 genome, TAAACCAGGGGTTTTCACCGGATTAAATGTTGCTGCTAATTGGGATAAAGTTGATATTACCGGGCCAGTATATATAGGTGGAATGACAAGAATAGAAGATGGTGCAACAATTATTGGGCCTGCAATGATTGGTCCAAGTTGTTGTATTTGCGAGGGTGCAACAATTGATAACTCAATTATTTTCGATTATTCCAAAATTGGTAAGGGTGTTCGACTGGTGGATAAATTAGTATTTGGCCGTTACTGCGTAGGCAAAAATGGTGATCACTTTGATTTGCAAGATGCATCTTTGGATTGGTTGATAACAGATTCAAGAAGATCTGACATGACCGAGCCATCTCCACAGCAGAAGGCAATGGCGGAATTGTTAGGTACTGATTTGATTAATATTCCAGAGTAAGATCAGCTTTTTCAAGGATCTTAGGTATTAAATGCTCTGCCTTCACTGCCATTAGATGAATACCATTTGCGATGTTAATAAAATCATGAGCTTGCTCAGCGGCAATGTTAATACCTTCCTGTAAAGGGTCTTTAGCATCTTTAAGACGATTTAAGATTTTTTCAGGTATATTTGCACCAGGGACATATTTGTTTATAAAGAGAGCGTTTTTGTAAGACTTTAAAAGGAATACCCCTGCAATTACAGGAATTTCAAGAGGGTTGCTAATTTTTTCACAAAATTCTATCAAATTTTCTTTTTTCATAACCATTTGAGTTTGTACGAATCCAGCTCCGGCCTCTTTTTTCTTTTTCATTCTATTTTCTAAACTTCTTTGATTTCTGCAACTAGGATCAGCTGCAGCCCCTGAAAAAATAAATGTTTTTTTATCGGAAAGTTTTCCTAGAGTAGGATCTATTCCTTTATTGAAGGACTGAATTTGTTGAAGTAATCTAACTGACTCAAACTCATGTACTGCTTTAGCATCTTGTTGATCCCCGGCTTTTACTGAATCACCGGTAATGCATAAAATGTTTCTAATTCCTAAAGCATTTGCTCCCAAAATGTCTGATTGTAAAGCAATTTTATTACGATCTCTGCAAGATATCTGCATTACTGGTTCTATTCCATTTTCCAGTAATAGTTTGGACATTGCCAAGCTGCACATTCTCATTACAGCTCTGCTCCCGTCGGTAATGTTAACAGCATGTACCTTATCTTTCAAAAGTTGTGCTATCTTAAGAGATCTTATGGGGTTTCCACCTCTGGGCGGCATTAACTCTGCTGTTATCACCTTGGATTTTTTTTCTAAAGTCTGCTGAAGTTTTGATTTCAATTGCTTTTGTTTCCTACTTAGTTAACAAGTGTACTGAGATTGCTAAACTTATCTAATATAAAAAAGGAACTGTTTAAATGCAAATGGTTGAAGAAGAAGTAAACAACATTGATATGATGGGTCTCTCAACAAGAGAGATGGAAATCATTGATCTAGTAGCTGATGGGCTTACAAATCAAGAAATTGCGGTAAAACTAACTATTAGTAAAAGAACTGTTGATAATCATGTAAGTAATATGTTTACAAAAACTGGTTCTAAAAATAGAGTGGCACTTTTGAATTGGGCAATGGATAATGGAAAGATCTGTAGAGATGGATTTAATTGTTGTTCGCTTCCAGAGTCAGATCAAGATTAGTATTAGCCTTAACTTTTGTTGTATTATGAGCTAAATCCATCAAACAATAATTTGTAGAACCTAATTCGAAGAGTTCAGCATATGCAATGCATGCATCTTTGTCTGAATCAATAAATCTCAGGATTCCTTCTTTGTCGTAAAGACCATACATTTGAAGAAAATAAATTTACTTTAAAATATAAAGAAAATATAAAGGATTAGTGGATCCTTTGACTAGTTGCTTTTGAAATTTGTCAAATAGTCTTCTTCCCATTTTGAAAAAGGTTTTTTAGCAAGCCTGAAATTTGAGTAATGTTTCAGCCCAGTAATTTCTTTTGATATGAAAGATGGAAGACTGAAATCTTCTTCTTCATTGGAAAGTTCAATTTCGGCAATTTCAAGTGGATAATTAGTTTCTTTAAAGCAATCTATAATCCAAGATTTTTTTTCAACTTCTAAAAAGAATCTCTCTTTTTTAATTGTATTTGAAAGATTTGACATTATTGTTTCCCCGTCTTTTCGTGGAATGGAGTATTCAAATTCAAAGTTGGTAAAGCTTTCAATATGCTTTTTGAGTGCAATTTTAAAATCTTTACCTGTAAACCTTATCCTAATAATCCAATCATCTAAACTTTTTGATAAATATCCTTGTTCAATAAAGATTTTTTTAGTGATGAATTCTTTCCAGTTATCATTTTTTATAAGAAAGCGTCTTTCTATTTCTAAGGCCATTTAATTTTTGGAATTTTTTAGAGATAAATCACCTTTCCAATCTAGTTTTTTTATTAAAGTATTGTAATAGTTAGTGCTTTTTTTAAACTTTATTATTTTGCAGGGTGCTTTCCCTTTTTTGATCTCACAATAATAAGTTTCCTTAATGGTCATACATTTTGAACCATCTCGCCATAATTTAATTTCCCCTTTACTTTTTTTTACTGGTTTAATGATCACTTTACTTGTATTAGGTATGACAATTGGTCTACTAGCTAAACTCATTGGGCAAATAGGGTTAATTATCATTGCATCTATACTAGGATGTACTATTGGACCACCTGCAGCCATTGAGTATGCTGTTGAACCAGTAGAAGTAGATATAATCAATCCATCACCTTTATATTCATTCACTTTCTCATTATCGATTTCAATTTGTATTTGGTTCGTAGGAGAAATAGCCTCTTCCACTGATTTAAAATAAAAATCATTTAATGCGTCGTAGCTTTTTATAATTTTTTTCTCAGGACTTCTTTCACTAATACAGACATTACAATTTAATCTATTACGAGAATCAATTATATATTCTTCGTTTTCAAGGATTTCAATAAAAGATTTGTCAAATAAAAAATCTTTTTCCTGAGTAAGAAACCCCAAATTACCACCAATATTAATGCTCAATAAAGGAATATCATAATCTGCTAATGCATTTGCACATTTTAGGAAGGTTCCATCCCCACCAAGAACGATTCCAATATCTGGTTGAAATTTTGTATTATAAAGATTTTTTTCAATTTCATCTCTATGAAAATCACTTGCAATCCTGTTTGATTTAATATTTTTTGCTTTGAGGACCTCTTCACAGAATTTAGAAGCCTCTAAAGCGATAGAACTATCTGAACGATATATAATAAGCACTAATGAAAGTTTCATTTAATGCTTTTACCATTTTAATAAATTAAAACTTTCCATATCTACAGTAACCCTATTTCTGTAAAGCGATAGCAGTATAGCTAAGCCAACGGCTGCTTCTGCAGCTGCAACAGTAATTACAAAAATTGTAAAAACTTGTCCTTGAATTACATTATTATCAATATAAGAAGAAAAAGCCATCAAGTTTATATTTACCGCATTGAGCATTAATTCAATACTCATTAGAACTCTAACTGCATTTCTGCTATTTAATAATCCCCAAATACCAATACAAAATAGTACTGAAGATACTATCAAAAAGGCTTGAATAGGAATTGATTCTAAATTCATCATAAAAAAAGTGAAAGATTAATTTTTATTAGTAAGTAATGGTTCTGATGATTTTTCAATTAACTCTTGATCAACAGGTAATCCAGTTGAAATATCTTTGTTCATAACATCCCTTCTCGCTAAAACAATGGCTCCAATCATTGCCATTAGAAGTAAAACTGAAGCTAATTCAAATGGAAGTAAATAATCACTAAAAAGATGCTCCCCTATTCTAATAGTGGACTCTTCACCTATAGAGTTTTCGGGGCTTGCTAATCTCCATACATTTGTCAAGTCAACTCTTATTAAAAGGCTGAGTAGGGTTAAACAAATAGATGTTGATATGATTCTTCTTGATTTAATGTTATTGATGGGCTTTAAATCTTCTTTTTTATTAACTAACATTATCGCAAAAATTATTAGTACATTCACTGCACCCACATAAACTAAAACTTGCGCTGCAGCAACAAAACTTGCATTTAGAAGTAGATATAATCCTGCAACACTCATGAAAACTCCTCCAAGCAGAAAGGCTGAATAAACAATACTTTCGAGCAATACAACTCCTAGCGCTCCAATAAGAACAACTAAAGATAGAACTATAAAACAAATTATTTGAGTTGTTACTGCAATGGTCATAAATTAATGAAATTAATTATTTGAATTAGAAATTTTATCTTTATTTTCATTGGAGGTTGGTCTCATCCAATCATAAACTTCTTCAGGTAATTTACCAACTCTGATATCGGAAGCTGGTATCTCATGAGGATCCATTACGCCTTTGGGAAGATAGGCAAGTTCTCTTAGTGGTTTGATTGACGGATCTGTTGTGACGTTAGTAGGGAGCCTCCCAAGTGCGACGTTATCAAAGTTTAGATTATGTCTGTCAAAAGTAGCTAATTCGTATTCTTCTGTCATTGATAAGCAATTAGTTGGACAATATTCAACACAATTTCCACAAAATATACATACTCCAAAATCTATTGAATAATTTCTAAGTTCCTTTTTTTTGGTTTCTTTATTCATTACCCAATCAACTACTGGTAGATTTATTGGACATACTCTCACACAAACTTCACAAGCTATACATTTATCAAATTCATAATGAATCCTTCCTCTATATCTTTCAGAGGGTATTAGTTTTTCATATGGATATTGGACTGTAACAGGTCTTCTCCGAAGATGATCAAAAGTTACTGATAAGCCATTGTATAAATATTTGCCAGCATTAAATGCTTCTTTGATATAGCTATTTATTTGTTGAAGGAAATTTTTCATTTTGAAGAATTTACTTTGTTTTTGTATTTTAGTGGATTAATTTTAAATTTAAGTATTTTTACTTAAATTTAACCACCAAAGAATTGAGGAAAAGCAAGTTTTAATCCTGCAGTTATCAAAAGATTAGCAAGAGAAATTGGAAGAAGAAACTTCCATCCTAGATCTAAAAGTTGATCTATTCTTACTCTAGGAGTTGTCCAACGTAATAATATTGCGATGAAAACTAAAAGATACGCTTTCAATACAGTCATTACAATTCCTATTGATGCAGTGAAAACTTGTATGACGGGTGCATTAATGGGCAAATGAAGAAATTTAGCTATTAATTCAACTGGGATAGGAAAACCCCATCCTCCTAAATAAAGTATTGATACCAATAATGCTGAAAGTATTAGATTAATGTAACTACCAAGGTAGAACAAAGCGAATTTCATACCTGCATATTCAGTTTGATATCCTGCAACTAATTCTTCTTCAGCTTCAGGTAAGTCAAATGGAAGTCTTTCGCATTCTGCAAGAGCACAAATCCAAAAGACTATAAAACCAACGGGTTGTCTCCAAATATTCCAACTTAGGATTCCAGCACCACTTTGTTGGTTAACAATGTCAATAGTACTTAGAGAATTTGTCATTAGTACGATAGCTAGTACAGATAAAGCTAAAGGTATTTCGTAACTTATAGATTGAGCAGCAGCTCTTAATCCGCCTAATAATGAATATTTATTATTTGATGCGTAACCGCTCATAAGGAGTCCAATTGGTTGGATACTGCTTAAAGCAATCCATAGGAAAATTCCAATGCCAACGTTACTTATTAACAGGTTTTGTCCAAAAGGTACAATTAGCCAAGAAAGAATAACTGGAACAAGAACTAATATAGGTCCAGCGGTGAAGAGAATTCCATCTGCTTTAGCAGGGATTATATCCTCTTTGACAAGTAATTTAAGACCATCCGCAATTGGTTGGAGTACGCCTAATGCTCCTGCATATTCGGGACCTATTCTTTGTTGAGCAGCAGCAGATATTTTTCTTTCAAGCCAAACTGTTACTAAAACTCCAACAACTGCCGCTACTAAAACCAAAAGCATAGGTATAGGGAGCCAAATTATATGAGCGATTTCACTAGAAAGGCCAAAACCTTTGAAGAATTCATTAAAACTATATTCAAGATCTAATCCGTATTCCAAAATTTTAATGTTATTTACTTAATACATTAACTCGTCACCAACAATATGTGTGTTTTTTATGAAAAGCTGCAAATATTAATCTCTATTTTCTAAGCTTATCCATTCCCTTGGAGCTGAACCAGTATAGATTTGCGATGGTCTAAAGATTCTATTAGCTCCAAGTTGCTCTCTCCAATGAGCTAACCAACCAGCAACCCTTGATATGGCAAAAATTGGAGTAAATAAATCACGAGGAATACCAAGTTTCCTATAAACAAGACCGGAATAAAAATCTACATTAGGGAATATACCTTTTGGTCCAAGTCTTGGTATTGCTTCTGCCTCTAGTGATTTAGCAACTTCATACATTTCATCTGCCCCAAATCTAATAAAAAGCTCTTCTGCAAGTTTTTGAAGAATAATTGCTCTTGGATCTTTGACTTTGTATTCTCTATGACCGAAGCCCATTATCTTACTTTTATTTTTTATCGCGTTATCCAAAAAGGAGGCGGCATTTTTTGGAGTTTTGATTTCTTCTAACATTGCAATCACATCTTCATTTGCTCCTCCATGAAGCGGGCCAGCAAGGGTTCCTACTGCAGAGGCAATGACTGCATATGGGTCTGTAAGAGTGCTTGCGGTAACTCTAGCGCTAAATGTACTTGCGTTTAAACTATGTTCGGCATGTAGAATTAAACACCTATCAAAAACTTTTGCAGCTATAGGATCTTGTTCTTTTTCAGTAAGCATGTAAAGAAAATTTGATGAGTAAGTTAAATCATCTCGAGGTTGAATAGGGTCTTGTCCTTTTCTAATAAGTTGAAAGGCAGCAATCATAGTTGGTATTTTTGCTATTAGTCTTATCACTGCGTTGTAGATGTAATTAGGATCATCTATTGCTCTGCGTGAATAGAAAAGACCCAAAGAAGCTGCACTAGACTGAAGCGCGTCCATAGGATGACCTGTTGCAGGAAAACATTTCATCATATCTCTGACTCTAAAACTTAACCTTCGATGCATTTGAACTTCTTGTTCAAAATCTCTTAGTTGAATAGCTGTAGGTAAATCACCCCAAATCAATAGATAAGCAGTTTCTAAAAAACTGCTTTTTTTTGATAATTCCTCAATGGAGTAGCCTCTATATAATAATTTACCTTTGTTGCCGTCAATATCACAGATAGATGAATTAGTAACTGGGACACCCTCTAATCCGGGTTTTAAAATTAGTTTGTTGCTATCCAATTTCCTAATTCAATATCAAATACTTATAGATTAAAGATAGTCAAATAATTTTTAATTAACCACAAGTTATTAACCTCAAAAAAATTTATTTTGATTTTTTTTGAGGCTTTTTTGAATAACTTTATTAAAGTATTTTTAAACTTGTTTCTGTATAAAGAATTGGATTTTTTTCAGGAATAGATTGTCTTATGATTTCAAGAGATTCTTCATTTGATATTTTTAAAATATTTCTAATAAGAAAATTTAGATCTTCCAAATCAGAAAAATATTGTATTTTATTAGAATTTGCATCTTTGATATCAACTTCTGCA is a window encoding:
- the ndhI gene encoding NAD(P)H-quinone oxidoreductase subunit I, with the protein product MKNFLQQINSYIKEAFNAGKYLYNGLSVTFDHLRRRPVTVQYPYEKLIPSERYRGRIHYEFDKCIACEVCVRVCPINLPVVDWVMNKETKKKELRNYSIDFGVCIFCGNCVEYCPTNCLSMTEEYELATFDRHNLNFDNVALGRLPTNVTTDPSIKPLRELAYLPKGVMDPHEIPASDIRVGKLPEEVYDWMRPTSNENKDKISNSNN
- the nuoK gene encoding NADH-quinone oxidoreductase subunit NuoK, whose product is MNLESIPIQAFLIVSSVLFCIGIWGLLNSRNAVRVLMSIELMLNAVNINLMAFSSYIDNNVIQGQVFTIFVITVAAAEAAVGLAILLSLYRNRVTVDMESFNLLKW
- a CDS encoding NADH-quinone oxidoreductase subunit J produces the protein MTIAVTTQIICFIVLSLVVLIGALGVVLLESIVYSAFLLGGVFMSVAGLYLLLNASFVAAAQVLVYVGAVNVLIIFAIMLVNKKEDLKPINNIKSRRIISTSICLTLLSLLIRVDLTNVWRLASPENSIGEESTIRIGEHLFSDYLLPFELASVLLLMAMIGAIVLARRDVMNKDISTGLPVDQELIEKSSEPLLTNKN
- a CDS encoding NAD(+) kinase translates to MKLSLVLIIYRSDSSIALEASKFCEEVLKAKNIKSNRIASDFHRDEIEKNLYNTKFQPDIGIVLGGDGTFLKCANALADYDIPLLSINIGGNLGFLTQEKDFLFDKSFIEILENEEYIIDSRNRLNCNVCISERSPEKKIIKSYDALNDFYFKSVEEAISPTNQIQIEIDNEKVNEYKGDGLIISTSTGSTAYSMAAGGPIVHPSIDAMIINPICPMSLASRPIVIPNTSKVIIKPVKKSKGEIKLWRDGSKCMTIKETYYCEIKKGKAPCKIIKFKKSTNYYNTLIKKLDWKGDLSLKNSKN
- a CDS encoding methylenetetrahydrofolate reductase translates to MKSKLQQTLEKKSKVITAELMPPRGGNPIRSLKIAQLLKDKVHAVNITDGSRAVMRMCSLAMSKLLLENGIEPVMQISCRDRNKIALQSDILGANALGIRNILCITGDSVKAGDQQDAKAVHEFESVRLLQQIQSFNKGIDPTLGKLSDKKTFIFSGAAADPSCRNQRSLENRMKKKKEAGAGFVQTQMVMKKENLIEFCEKISNPLEIPVIAGVFLLKSYKNALFINKYVPGANIPEKILNRLKDAKDPLQEGINIAAEQAHDFINIANGIHLMAVKAEHLIPKILEKADLTLEY
- a CDS encoding CYTH domain-containing protein; translation: MALEIERRFLIKNDNWKEFITKKIFIEQGYLSKSLDDWIIRIRFTGKDFKIALKKHIESFTNFEFEYSIPRKDGETIMSNLSNTIKKERFFLEVEKKSWIIDCFKETNYPLEIAEIELSNEEEDFSLPSFISKEITGLKHYSNFRLAKKPFSKWEEDYLTNFKSN
- a CDS encoding helix-turn-helix domain-containing protein, which translates into the protein MQMVEEEVNNIDMMGLSTREMEIIDLVADGLTNQEIAVKLTISKRTVDNHVSNMFTKTGSKNRVALLNWAMDNGKICRDGFNCCSLPESDQD
- the nuoH gene encoding NADH-quinone oxidoreductase subunit NuoH; protein product: MEYGLDLEYSFNEFFKGFGLSSEIAHIIWLPIPMLLVLVAAVVGVLVTVWLERKISAAAQQRIGPEYAGALGVLQPIADGLKLLVKEDIIPAKADGILFTAGPILVLVPVILSWLIVPFGQNLLISNVGIGIFLWIALSSIQPIGLLMSGYASNNKYSLLGGLRAAAQSISYEIPLALSVLAIVLMTNSLSTIDIVNQQSGAGILSWNIWRQPVGFIVFWICALAECERLPFDLPEAEEELVAGYQTEYAGMKFALFYLGSYINLILSALLVSILYLGGWGFPIPVELIAKFLHLPINAPVIQVFTASIGIVMTVLKAYLLVFIAILLRWTTPRVRIDQLLDLGWKFLLPISLANLLITAGLKLAFPQFFGG
- a CDS encoding citrate synthase; the encoded protein is MDSNKLILKPGLEGVPVTNSSICDIDGNKGKLLYRGYSIEELSKKSSFLETAYLLIWGDLPTAIQLRDFEQEVQMHRRLSFRVRDMMKCFPATGHPMDALQSSAASLGLFYSRRAIDDPNYIYNAVIRLIAKIPTMIAAFQLIRKGQDPIQPRDDLTYSSNFLYMLTEKEQDPIAAKVFDRCLILHAEHSLNASTFSARVTASTLTDPYAVIASAVGTLAGPLHGGANEDVIAMLEEIKTPKNAASFLDNAIKNKSKIMGFGHREYKVKDPRAIILQKLAEELFIRFGADEMYEVAKSLEAEAIPRLGPKGIFPNVDFYSGLVYRKLGIPRDLFTPIFAISRVAGWLAHWREQLGANRIFRPSQIYTGSAPREWISLENRD